Proteins encoded together in one Penicillium digitatum chromosome 1, complete sequence window:
- a CDS encoding DNA repair protein Rhp26/Rad26, putative, with amino-acid sequence MSTNEEASRLRDLQADVRDQDDLERDITRQADKALADKAEENDIKRLEKALVDRERVDSQVRQAQQRLTQPVGAATRHRVENELKRLQVRKADLGKDLKEIQQRIDERRESQGNSTVAHGSGRQPNESRRDYLLRTGKITPFALMQEGSRDGPLANLHDALVDTEDQQQEEEEREQAKHQPTASHRNLARPDFDFDESNEIKSKRRKLDRPGSPGADSEASYVASEADATSEGEEFMPDTLPETKPSRKRKKGKATAELEDLSGVDDGNEKVYQSRVQEWISRRSSARQHADGDSVEADLKDEDEWLKPHPTEPAMELDNGLRVPGDISRFLFPYQKIGVQWLWELHQQTVGGIIGDEMGLGKTIQAISYLAALHHSKKLTKPAIIVCPATLMKQWVNEFHRWWPPFRVSILHSSGSGMINLGKESSRENALSSEMMGSRNSRQLSAGQKADKRIIKRVTEEGHVLVTTYSGLQSYADALVDVEWGCAILDEGHKIRNPDAGITFSCKELRTPHRIILSGTPMQNSLVDLWSLFDFVFPMRLGNLVTFKNQFEIPIRQGGYASASNLQVQTAAKCAETLKDAISPYLLQRFKADVTSDLPMKSEQVIFCKLTQLQRTIYKRFLGSDDMKSIVRGKRNSLFGIDILRKISNHPDLADHALRSREADYGDAERSGKMKVLKGLLEVWRDTGHKTLVFTQGRLMLDIIEKFLGVLGGFNSRRMDGTTPIKERQNLVDEFNNNPEIHVFLLTTRVGGIGVNLTGADRVIIYDPDWNPSTDLQARERAWRLGQKRDVTIFRLMTKGTIEEKIYHRQIFKQFLTNKITRDPHQREGFQLSDLYDLFTLTDENDEELETTKLFKNAEVTYQEEAKDVPGSKNIKPGPTPKAEDDITDINGIANVEEFQNAAEEDKNAKTSEDRIMHGIFARSGVHSAVQHDQIVNGKRGVRADPKMIEAEARRVANEAAEELRKAEETARALPIGLPTWTGRFGMGGREDPRAGGSSARPAGVGPSSSDLLARLNPAAAAAAGQRASGSDSPSARMPRGKDFMPLIRDYLACQRGPTLSQSIVHHFNHYCSNPQRVAEFQESLKKVATLQHGRDRRGRWTLKPEFARHTSNRER; translated from the exons ATGTCTACAAACGAGGAGGCGAGTCGCCTGCGTGACCTCCAAGCAGATGTCCGTGACCAGGATGATCTTGAAAGAGATATAACTCGCCAG GCTGATAAAGCTCTGGCCGACAAAGCAGAAGAGAATGACATCAAGCGACTCGAGAAAGCCCTTGTGGATCGAGA ACGGGTCGATTCGCAGGTCCGCCAAGCGCAGCAGCGCCTGACACAGCCCGTCGGAGCCGCTACTCGCCATCGGGTCGAGAATGAGCTCAAAAGGCTGCAGGTGCGCAAGGCCGATCTAGGGAAAGACTTGAAAGAAATACAACAGCGCATTGATGAGAGGCGCGAGTCGCAGGGCAATTCAACTGTGGCGCATGGGTCAGGGAGACAGCCGAATGAGTCCCGCCGCGACTATCTTCTGCGAACCGGAAAGATCACCCCGTTCGCATTGATGCAAGAAGGCTCTAGAGATGGACCACTTGCTAACCTTCACGATGCTCTTGTCGATACTGAGGACCAGCagcaggaagaggaggagcgCGAACAGGCCAAACATCAGCCAACCGCATCCCACCGGAATTTGGCACGCCCAGACTTTGATTTTGACGAGAGCAACGAAATTAAGAGCAAGCGGAGAAAATTGGATCGTCCCGGCTCCCCAGGAGCGGATTCTGAGGCAAGTTATGTGGCCTCTGAAGCTGACGCTACATCCGAGGGCGAAGAGTTCATGCCTGATACTCTCCCTGAGACCAAGCCAAGTCGCAAGCgcaagaaaggaaaagcgACCGCTGAGCTTGAAGATTTGAGTGGGGTTGATGATGGAAATGAGAAAGTATATCAGTCTCGCGTTCAGGAATGGATCAGCAGGCGAAGCTCTGCTCGACAGCACGCTGACGGTGATTCTGTTGAAGCTGATCTTaaagatgaggatgagtgGCTTAAGCCACATCCCACTGAACCAGCTATGGAACTTGACAATGGACTACGGGTCCCTGGAGACATAAGTCGCTTCCTGTTTCCCTATCAAAAAATTGGAGTCCAGTGGCTTTGGGAGCTGCACCAGCAAACTGTCGGTGGAATCATCGGAGACGAGATGGGGCTGGGGAAAACTATCCAGGCGATTTCTTATCTTGCAGCACTGCATCATAGCAAGAAACTCACCAAACCTGCCATCATCGTTTGCCCTGCAACTCTTATGAAACAATGGGTTAACGAGTTTCACCGCTGGTGGCCTCCCTTCCGTGTTTCCATCTTACACTCATCAGGCAGTGGAATGATAAATCTTGGCAAGGAAAGCAGTCGGGAAAATGCGCTTTCATCAGAAATGATGGGCAGCCGCAACTCTCGACAACTATCTGCTGGTCAGAAAGCGGATAAAAGGATTATAAAGCGTGTCACCGAAGAGGGCCACGTCCTCGTAACTACATACTCTGGTCTACAGTCTTATGCAGATGCTCTTGTTGATGTTGAGTGGGGTTGTGCCATCCTTGACGAAGGTCATAAAATCCGCAATCCAGACGCTGGCATCACGTTCAGCTGCAAGGAACTCCGTACTCCGCACCGCATCATTCTTTCAGGAACCCCCATGCAAAACAGTCTAGTGGATCTTTGGTCCCTATTTGATTTTGTGTTTCCAATGCGCCTGGGGAACCTAGTTACATTCAAAAATCAGTTTGAGATCCCCATCCGCCAGGGCGGGTATGCATCTGCATCAAACCTTCAAGTGCAGACTGCCGCCAAATGTGCGGAAACTCTTAAAGATGCGATCAGTCCTTATCTGCTGCAGCGGTTCAAGGCCGATGTGACATCTGATCTGCCGATGAAAAGCGAACAGGTCATTTTCTGTAAACTAACCCAACTGCAGCGAACCATCTACAAGAGGTTCCTTGGCTCTGATGATATGAAATCCATTGTACGAGGGAAAAGGAACTCTTTGTTTGGCATTGATATCCTGCGCAAGATCAGCAACCATCCAGACTTGGCAGATCATGCATTGCGCTCTCGCGAGGCAGACTATGGTGATGCGGAGCGGTCTGGTAAAATGAAGGTTCTGAAGGGTTTACTTGAGGTCTGGAGAGATACTGGCCATAAGACCCTGGTTTTCACCCAGGGCCGTCTGATGTTAGACATCATTGAGAAATTTCTTGGAGTGTTGGGTGGATTCAACTCCCGCCGAATGGACGGGACTACCCCGATCAAGGAGCGCCAGAATCTGGTTGACGAATTCAACAACAACCCCGAGATCCACGTTTTTTTACTCACCACCCGTGTGGGCGGGATCGGAGTGAATCTGACAGGTGCTGACCGTGTCATAATCTACGATCCCGACTGGAACCCATCGACTGACTTGCAGGCGCGAGAGCGCGCATGGCGTTTGGGCCAAAAGCGTGATGTCACCATCTTCCGCTTGATGACCAAGGGCACTATCGAAGAGAAGATCTATCATCGCCAGATCTTCAAACAATTTTTGACCAATAAAATCACCCGTGATCCTCATCAGCGAGAAGGTTTCCAGCTCAGTGATCTTTATGATCTGTTCACACTTACGGATGAAAATGACGAGGAGTTGGAGACGACCAAACTCTTCAAGAACGCTGAAGTCACATATCAGGAAGAGGCTAAAGATGTCCCTGGAAGCAAAAACATCAAGCCTGGCCCGACTCCCAAAGCGGAAGATGACATCACCGACATCAATGGTATTGCCAATGTCGAAGAATTTCAAAACGCGGCCGAAGAGGACAAAAATGCCAAAACCTCCGAAGACCGCATCATGCATGGCATATTTGCTCGTTCAGGCGTCCACTCTGCAGTCCAGCACGACCAGATTGTGAATGGCAAACGAGGCGTTCGCGCAGATCCCAAGATGATTGAAGCCGAAGCTCGCCGCGTCGCGAACGAAGCCGCCGAAGAGCTCCGTAAAGCCGAAGAAACTGCCCGGGCACTCCCAATCGGACTTCCCACCTGGACAGGCCGTTTTGGGATGGGCGGCCGTGAAGATCCACGGGCTGGTGGTAGCTCAGCTCGGCCGGCCGGGGTAGGACCCTCATCCTCAGATCTGCTGGCTAGGCTTAACCCCGCTGCAGCCGCAGCTGCTGGACAGAGAGCCAGTGGTTCTGATAGTCCATCAGCGCGTATGCCTCGCGGCAAAGATTTCATGCCCTTGATCCGTGATTATCTCGCTTGTCAGCGTGGGCCGACTCTATCGCAGTCGATTGTTCACCATTTCAATCATTACTGCTCTAACCCGCAGCGTGTTGCTGAGTTCCAGGAGTCATTGAAGAAGGTTGCGACACTTCAGCATGGTCGTGATCGTCGGGGTCGGTGGACTCTGAAGCCTGAATTTGCCCGGCATACCAGTAATCGGGAACGGTGA
- a CDS encoding uncharacterized protein (related to AGA1 A-agglutinin anchor subunit), producing the protein MRFLILSVLCTILLLGTMSSAWPWRPYGALLGDSLEKRADTTDTTTAETSESTTDASTVSKTSTGTNSRTTTATNTDTNTNTGTTTATNTGTKTATSTGTNSDTNSDTITGTATDSETTGKTTGTKTTGKSKTTATTSISIDPAAAAGGVSMITPASSSTTYYKIGQDVTFVWNYTSLLVTPSAVNVVASCSLNSMTYTLSSNMTVKQTGSLVWDTGKYQSSATIPLLTASYTLIIYDASREINDPARAGYLSSQNGGYVFGMYTPQPYTPLNEFKCATCSGALSDTSRLAIKFTVGMAVITFASFTWFAGSAGVLAT; encoded by the exons ATGCGGTTTCTTATTCTGAGCGTGCTCTGCACCATCCTATTGCTGGGGACAATGTCATCGGCTTGGCCGTGGCGGCCCTATGGAGCACTTCTGGGTGACTCCTTGGAAAAGCGAGCGG ATACCACAGACACAACAACTGCAGAAACTTCCGAATCTACCACGGATGCTTCCACTGTCTCCAAGACCTCTACTGGAACCAATTCCCGAACCACCACAGCCACAAACACTGACACAAACACAAACACCGGAACCACTACTGCTACAAACACTGGCACAAAGACTGCCACCAGCACTGGCACAAACTCCGACACCAACTCCGACACCATAACAGGCACTGCGACCGACTCGGAGACAACCGGCAAAACAACTGGCACAAAGACAACGGGAAAAAGCAAGACCACCGCTACAACCTCGATCTCCATTGACCCTGCTGCCGCTGCTGGCGGCGTGTCCATGATCACCCCCGCTTCCTCGTCCACGACATACTATAAGATCGGCCAGGATGTGACTTTTGTGTGGAACTACACCTCCCTGTTGGTTACGCCGTCTGCAGTCAACGTCGTGGCCTCGTGCAGTCTCAACTCGATGACATATACGCTCAGTTCCAACATGACTGTGAAGCAAACTGGAAGCCTCGTGTGGGATACTGGAAAGTACCAGTCATCGGCCACCATTCCATTGCTCACCGCATCGTATACTCTCATCATCTACGATGCTAGCAGGGAAATCAATGACCCGGCGCGTGCGGGATACCTGAGCTCGCAGAATGGCGGCTACGTCTTCGGGATGTACACTCCCCAGCCTTACACCCCACTCAACG AATTCAAGTGCGCCACCTGCAGCGGCGCCCTCTCTGACACCAGTCGCTTAGCTATCAAATTTACCGTCGGCATGGCCGTGATCACCTTCGCTTCATTCACCTGGTTTGCGGGCAGTGCTGGTGTTCTCGCCACTTGA
- a CDS encoding Protein kinase Yak1, putative → MDPGWQPYQDPLIGHPAQFNTALASHPQQLASKYGQPPQSQPPVGYTYETFQTPGMTSKAPSASSNSKTVSMNSSPTATPRTRDYVTDADTTMEDADPYNRAKYPSRPNHNRASSQFLNQAEESSAARRYSPGNVLSPPMSYPTSPGKSQGSYGFPSAPQSASRRSPAKPEYASPPQGYQSPPSNRPPRLPPLQSGDLSPDQYYPPSASSHMIPGFGPGSRSPRSGSLPSQAPLVPGRGPIPKFQKIQSVQELKPRMNIQPAYRRANPEGGFISPLQSLTTHLPATYRICNPGFNYESSRNPRRVLTKPSKGVKNDGYDNEDSDYILYVNDILGSEEAGHKNRYLILDVLGQGTFGQVVKCQNLKTGEVVAVKVIKNKTAYFNQSMMEVSVLDLLNSKYDKNDDHHLLRLKDTFIHRQHLCLAFELLSVNLYELIKQNQFRGLSTTLVRVFAQQLLNALSLLNKAHLIHCDLKPENILLKNLESPIIKVIDFGSACDERQTVYTYIQSRFYRSPEVLLGLPYSSAIDMWSLGCIVVELFLGLPLFPGSSEYNQVCRIVEMLGIPPTWMLEMGKQSGEFFEKTQDEFGRKTYRLKSLEQYSREHNTKEQPSKKYFSASKLEDIIRSYPMPRKNMKQAEVDRELNNRIAFIDFVRGLLSINPLERWSPQQAKLHPFITQQKFTGPFMPPMNLKYSTANKPAPGVQQQQQAEAASKQRAAQAAHAQNAYAVQMNQFHTPPQPPPQAPPMYNGMYQQGAPPPPYPTQQPPGYGNQMGIIPGNQVPPQSLYAQATTRAGRQRASTMDPNGGIPTTIQRVASHLDPNAPIRLQPSPAYYPPPPDGYVDANASQRRRGSQAGNVNGNGNQRNRDFIRTLEDGVLSEGYMGQNQWH, encoded by the exons ATGGATCCTGGGTGGCAGCCTTACCAAGATCCTTTGATAGGCCACCCTGCGCAGTTCAATACTGCGTTGGCGTCTCATCCTCAGCAACTAGCCTCGAAATATGGTCAGCCACCACAGTCACAGCCGCCCGTCGGATACACGTACGAGACATTCCAGACTCCCGGCATGACATCCAAAGCCCCTTCGGCTAGCTCGAATTCCAAGACCGTCTCCATGAATTCCTCCCCCACCGCCACGCCACGTACTCGGGATTATGTCACCGATGCAGATACTACCATGGAGGATGCTGACCCGTACAACCGGGCGAAGTATCCCTCGAGGCCAAACCACAACCGCGCCTCATCACAATTCTTAAATCAAGCAGAGGAATCATCGGCTGCCCGCAGATACTCCCCTGGGAATGTTCTTTCGCCGCCGATGTCATATCCCACCAGTCCGGGCAAGTCTCAAGGCTCTTATGGATTCCCATCTGCGCCCCAGAGTGCTTCCCGCCGGTCCCCTGCGAAACCAGAATATGCATCACCACCACAAGGATATCAATCGCCGCCAT CCAACCGGCCCCCTAGACTCCCTCCTCTTCAATCCGGTGACCTCAGCCCAGACCAGTATTACCCACCATCTGCATCTTCACACATGATTCCAGGCTTCGGTCCAGGGTCGCGATCTCCGCGGTCCGGCTCGCTGCCATCTCAGGCTCCTCTAGTGCCCGGTCGCGGACCTATTCCCAAATTCCAAAAGATCCAGTCTGTTCAAGAATTGAAGCCGCGCATGAACATACAGCCCGCATATCGACGTGCCAATCCAGAGGGTGGATTCATCAGC CCGCTTCAATCATTGACAACCCACCTCCCGGCTACGTACCGCATATGCAACCCTGGTTTCAACTATGAGTCTTCGAGAAACCCGCGACGAGTATTGACCAAACCTAGCAAAGGAGTCAAGAATGATGGGTATGACAACGAGGATAGTGATTATATCCTTTACGTCAACGATATCCTCGGAAGCGAAGAAGCCGGTCACAA AAATCGATACCTCATTCTCGATGTACTTGGTCAAGGTACCTTCGGCCAAGTTGTGAAATGTCAGAACCTGAAAACGGGAGAAGTAGTGGCCGTGAAAGTCATCAAGAACAAGACTGCCTATTTCAACCAGAGTATGATGGAAGTTTCTGTGTTGGACCTG CTCAACAGCAAATATGACAAGAACGACGACCACCACCTGCTTCGTCTAAAAGACACGTTCATCCATCGTCAGCATTTGTGTCTCGCATTTGAATTGCTCAGCGTCAATCTTTATGAGCTTATCAAACAAAACCAATTCCGTGGATTGAGCACTACCCTTGTCCGAGTGTTTGCCCAGCAACTGCTCAATGCCTTGAGCTTGTTGAATAAAGCGCATCTGATTCACTGTGATTTGAAGCCAGAGAATATTCTTCTGAAAAA TCTCGAGAGCCCAATTATCAAGGTCATCGACTTCGGTTCTGCATGCGATGAACGGCAGACTGTCTACACCTACATTCAATCGCGATTTTACCGATCTCCAGAAGTACTATTGGGTTTGCC CTACTCATCTGCCATTGACATGTGGTCTCTTGGATGTATTGTGGTGGAACTCTTCCTGGGTCTACCTCTTTTCCCCGGCTCTTCGGAGTACAATCAAGTTTGTCGGATCGTCGAGATGCTGGGTATCCCACCAACATGGATGTTGGAGATGGGCAAGCAGTCGGGAGAATTTTTCGAAAAGACACAGGATGAGTTCGGAAGAAAGACGTACCGCCTCAAGAGCCTGGAGCAGTATTCCCGAGAACACAACACAAAGGAGCAACCGAGCAAGAAGTATTTCTCAGCCTCAAAACTGGAGGACATCATCCGAAGTTACCCAATGCCCCGAAAGAACATGAAGCAAGCAGAGGTTGATCGAG AACTGAACAATCGGATTGCTTTCATCGACTTTGTGCGGGGACTGCTGTCTATTAATCCCCTCGAGCGATGGTCTCCCCAACAAGCCAAGCTGCACCCGTTCATCACCCAGCAGAAGTTCACGGGCCCCTTCATGCCACCAATGAATCTCAAGTATTCAACGGCCAATAAGCCAGCTCCGGGCGTtcaacaacaacagcaagCTGAAGCCGCTAGCAAACAAAGAGCAGCTCAGGCGGCGCACGCGCAAAATGCCTATGCTGTGCAGATGAACCAATTCCATACTCCACCTCAGCCCCCGCCTCAAGCCCCGCCCATGTACAATGGCATGTACCAACAAGGTGCACCGCCTCCTCCATACCCTACCCAGCAGCCGCCTGGCTACGGCAATCAAATGGGAATTATTCCAGGCAACCAGGTACCCCCTCAAAGTCTTTACGCACAGGCGACCACGCGAGCGGGCCGCCAACGAGCATCCACCATGGACCCTAACGGAGGAATCCCGACTACCATCCAGCGAGTCGCTAGCCACCTAGATCCTAACGCACCGATTCGATTGCAGCCCAGCCCTGCTTACTATCCACCTCCTCCTGATGGGTACGTCGATGCTAACGCCAGTCAACGGCGTCGTGGGAGCCAAGCTGGCAATGTGAATGGGAATGGGAACCAACGTAACCGAGATTTCATTCGCACTCTCGAAGATGGTGTGCTCAGCGAAGGATACATGGGTCAGAACCAATGGCACTAG
- a CDS encoding Mediator complex, subunit Med27, whose product MSAMATINQNSTQGPATGNSAASGLDSEIHLVSSLAKLQELERKIHELRGFMPQGLLEPLVPIANPEKVKFGSPVAETPQILRASLDEAASARVADVQHFQSLWRDPELTSVWAHVESRIKEANGRLLQPTGKWERDYDVLLEELERKEKAKVDEHQRKDEEDERTKAQSAEGKWTNVLERFAQRNVPGVRVITGEDETSLAVALVRAGVVFHVKGVSFPGAPASDWEVSSKIAGRPPTKLESAILGCVESRPRKWDLAFLLDMISSYADIKQTPCVKCHRLTDNGAQLPTLRRPQANQQPFNGPARAYKFDALHFGCV is encoded by the exons ATGTCGGCGATGGCTACTATCAACCAGAACTCCACCCAAGGGCCAGCGACTGGCAACAGCGCAGCCTCAGGGCTGGACTCAGAGATACACCTTGTTTCATCGCTAGCAAAGCTACAAGAACTTGAACGCAAG ATACATGAACTGCGTGGGTTCATGCCCCAGGGCTTGCTGGAGCCACTGGTGCCTATTGCAAACCCAGAAAAAGTGAAATTCGGCAGTCCGGTTGCTGAGACTCCTCAGATCCTCCGGGCTAGTCTGGATGAGGCCGCAAGCGCACGCGTCGCTGATGTCCAGCACTTTCAGTCCTTGTGGCGGGATCCGGAATTGACATCAGTATGGGCGCATGTTGAATCACGCATCAAGGAAGCCAATGGTCGGCTTCTTCAGCCGACTGGGAAGTGGGAAAGAGATTATGACGTTCTTCTAGAAGAACTAGAACGGAAAGAAAAGGCAAAAGTAGATGAGCATCAGCGaaaggatgaagaggatgaacgTACTAAAGCGCAGTCTGCCGAGGGCAAGTGGACAAATGTTTTGGAACGGTTTGCTCAGCGGAATGTGCCCGGTGTACGGGTAATCACGGGCGAGGATGAGACTTCTCTAGCAGTAGCACTTGTTAGAGCTGGTGTTGTCTTCCACGTGAAAGGGGTGTCTTTCCCTGGCGCCCCGGCCTCTGACTGGGAGGTTTCGAGCAAGATCGCTGGCCGGCCACCCACAAAACTCGAAAGTGCTATACTTGGATGTGTGGAGTCACGCCCGCGAAAATGGGACCTTGCTTTCTTGCTG GACATGATCTCTTCTTATGCGGATATCAAGCAAACACCATGCGTCAAATGCCATCGTCTGACTGATAATGGCGCCCAATTGCCAACTCTCCGTCGTCCCCAGGCGAATCAACAGCCTTTTAATGGACCAGCACGTGCATACAAATTTGATGCCTTGCACTTTGGATGTGTCTGA
- a CDS encoding small secreted protein: protein MQLAQLILATGLFFSSSFAAPADTSVKSMMVDSPQWTIQNAQRVCNPQDTSCTWTFSIYPGAGAATPCTYVVEGSPASRANGGPVTCGAYTVTSGWSGQFGADNGFTTLSVVDNNSRQIIWPAYTDKQLAGGAVVKPDQSYAPAALP from the coding sequence ATGCAGCTCGCTCAGCTCATTCTCGCTACCGGCCTCTTTTTCTCCTCATCCTTTGCTGCTCCCGCCGACACTTCTGTCAAGTCCATGATGGTTGACAGCCCTCAGTGGACCATCCAGAACGCCCAGCGTGTCTGCAACCCCCAAGACACCTCCTGCACCTGGACCTTCAGCATCTACCCTGGCGCCGGTGCCGCCACTCCCTGCACCTACGTGGTTGAAGGCAGCCCTGCCTCCCGCGCCAACGGTGGCCCCGTCACCTGCGGCGCATACACCGTCACTTCTGGCTGGAGCGGCCAGTTCGGTGCGGACAATGGCTTCACCACTCTCTCTGTTGTCGACAACAACTCTCGCCAGATCATCTGGCCTGCTTATACCGATAAGCAGCTCGCTGGCGGTGCGGTTGTCAAGCCTGACCAGAGCTACGCCCCTGCTGCTCTCccttga